The Paracoccus sediminicola genome has a segment encoding these proteins:
- the alr gene encoding alanine racemase, which yields MVLKIDSSALRANYHALATRSGQARAGAVVKAGGYGLGAGAVARILAEAGAEDFFVALASEVAPVRAAVGDAARVYVFAGHMEDCDPGSAIPMLNSAEQFFRDRAMRPGQPFGIQLDSGMNRLGMEPGEWAAIRDEALGQGPALIMSHLACADEPDHPMNAQQLRCFREMTDGVTAPRSLAATGGILLGPEYHFDVTRPGIGLYGGQPFAEAQPVVRLSLPVIQTREVLEGETVGYGNSWTAKSRTRVATVAAGYADGIHRALSSDGDAPRIALWAGDKACPVIGRVSMDLITADVSALPDVPPALDLLGPRQGIDAVADAIGTIGYEVLTSLGGRYERQFL from the coding sequence ATGGTTCTGAAAATAGACAGCTCCGCCCTCAGGGCGAATTATCACGCTCTTGCGACACGTTCCGGCCAGGCGCGCGCCGGTGCGGTGGTCAAGGCTGGCGGGTACGGGCTTGGCGCGGGCGCTGTGGCGCGGATCCTTGCCGAGGCGGGGGCAGAGGATTTCTTTGTCGCGCTCGCTTCCGAAGTGGCCCCGGTGCGCGCGGCGGTGGGCGATGCGGCGCGGGTCTATGTGTTTGCCGGGCATATGGAAGATTGCGATCCCGGATCGGCGATCCCGATGCTGAACAGCGCCGAACAGTTCTTCCGCGACCGCGCCATGCGCCCCGGCCAGCCCTTCGGCATCCAGCTTGACAGCGGCATGAACCGGCTGGGGATGGAGCCGGGCGAATGGGCCGCGATCCGGGACGAGGCGCTCGGCCAGGGACCGGCGCTGATCATGTCGCATCTGGCCTGTGCCGACGAGCCGGACCACCCGATGAATGCACAGCAGCTGCGATGCTTTCGCGAGATGACCGACGGTGTCACGGCGCCGCGCAGCCTTGCGGCCACCGGAGGGATATTGCTTGGTCCGGAGTATCACTTTGACGTGACAAGGCCCGGGATCGGGCTTTATGGCGGGCAGCCCTTCGCCGAGGCGCAGCCGGTGGTCCGCCTGTCGCTTCCCGTGATCCAGACCCGCGAGGTGCTGGAGGGCGAGACGGTCGGCTATGGCAACAGCTGGACCGCAAAGTCGCGGACCCGCGTGGCCACGGTCGCTGCGGGCTATGCGGATGGCATTCACCGTGCGCTTTCGTCGGACGGAGATGCGCCGCGTATCGCGCTCTGGGCTGGGGATAAGGCCTGCCCGGTGATCGGGCGCGTGTCGATGGATCTGATCACGGCGGATGTCTCGGCGCTGCCGGATGTGCCGCCCGCGCTTGACCTGCTCGGGCCCCGGCAGGGTATCGACGCGGTGGCCGACGCAATCGGCACCATCGGTTACGAGGTGCTGACCTCGCTCGGGGGCCGCTATGAGCGGCAATTCCTCTGA
- the ybeY gene encoding rRNA maturation RNase YbeY, translating into MAEIDVVIEDDRWEAARLDELARRAGQAALDWLNMDADLCVMGCDDSRIAALNGDFRDKPAPTNVLSWPAVEHVDHPAGANPPRPDTDELGDIAISFDSCAREAETQGKAFDAHVTHLLVHAVLHLAGYDHLNDADAETMEAAERSILEPLGIDDPYQERNS; encoded by the coding sequence ATGGCTGAGATCGACGTGGTCATCGAGGATGACCGATGGGAAGCGGCCCGGCTCGACGAGTTGGCGCGGCGTGCGGGGCAGGCGGCGCTCGACTGGCTGAACATGGATGCCGATCTCTGCGTGATGGGCTGCGACGACAGCCGCATCGCCGCGCTGAACGGCGATTTCCGTGACAAACCCGCGCCGACCAATGTGCTGTCATGGCCTGCGGTCGAGCATGTCGATCACCCGGCCGGAGCCAACCCGCCGCGACCCGACACGGATGAGCTTGGCGATATCGCGATCTCCTTCGATAGCTGCGCGCGCGAGGCTGAGACGCAGGGCAAGGCGTTTGATGCGCATGTGACCCATCTTCTGGTCCACGCGGTGCTGCATCTCGCCGGCTACGATCATCTGAACGATGCGGATGCCGAAACCATGGAGGCTGCCGAGCGTTCCATTCTCGAACCGCTCGGCATTGACGACCCCTATCAGGAGAGGAATTCATGA
- the lexA gene encoding transcriptional repressor LexA encodes MLTKKQIELLEFIQKRMAQDGIPPSFDEMKIALDLRSKSGIHRLVTALEERGFIRRLPHRARALEILRLPESLAQSAQGFRPQVIDGDRRDLSAPPSGGMPVSSNAVDLPVMGRIAAGVPIEAISEISHHVAVPGTMLSGRQTHFALEVKGDSMIEAGINDGDLVVIREQSAAHNGDIVVALVEEHEATLKYFRRKGAMIALEAANPAYETRVLPEDKVRVQGRLVGLIRSY; translated from the coding sequence ATGCTGACAAAGAAACAGATCGAACTGCTCGAATTCATTCAAAAGCGCATGGCGCAGGATGGTATACCGCCATCTTTCGATGAAATGAAAATCGCACTCGACCTGCGATCGAAATCCGGCATTCACCGGCTTGTCACCGCGCTCGAGGAACGGGGCTTCATCCGACGGCTTCCGCACCGTGCGCGGGCACTCGAAATTCTGCGCCTTCCCGAATCGCTGGCGCAATCTGCACAGGGCTTCCGGCCTCAGGTCATTGACGGGGATCGTCGCGATTTGTCCGCCCCGCCCTCTGGGGGCATGCCCGTCAGTTCAAATGCGGTCGACCTTCCGGTGATGGGTCGCATCGCGGCAGGTGTCCCGATCGAGGCGATCTCAGAAATCTCGCATCATGTCGCCGTGCCCGGCACGATGCTGTCTGGCCGCCAAACCCATTTCGCGCTTGAAGTGAAGGGTGACTCGATGATCGAGGCCGGGATTAATGACGGCGATCTCGTCGTAATCCGTGAACAAAGCGCGGCGCATAATGGCGACATCGTCGTCGCCCTGGTCGAGGAGCATGAGGCGACCCTCAAATATTTTCGCCGCAAGGGCGCGATGATCGCTTTGGAAGCCGCCAACCCTGCCTATGAAACGCGCGTCCTGCCTGAGGACAAGGTTCGGGTGCAAGGTCGCCTTGTGGGGTTGATCCGAAGCTATTGA
- a CDS encoding molybdopterin molybdotransferase MoeA translates to MISVSDAVSRVLSLARPLPSESIPLSEGLGRVLAAPVQAELTQPPFHSAAMDGYALRRTDLDGPLRVIGEAAAGRPWTGEAAAGTAVRIFTGAPVPEGYDLVVMQEDVKRETDHIRVIEAQKRDNIRSQGIDFHKGTHFDPRRPLSARDLGLIAAMNIAELRVVRRPRVAIIAGGDELVPPGSTPSPDQIICSNDIAVAAVARLAGAEAECLPIAADSIDSLRDRFSRAAGADLIVTIGGASVGDHDLIAAVTEGLGMQREFYKVAMRPGKPLIAGKIKGSAMLGLPGNPVSSIVCAEIFMRPLLREMVGLPREERLRRGRLGSDLSAEGNRMHFLRAALENVNCEEVVTPFPDQDSARLGLLAEADALLVRPPNDPARKKGTFVEFMRLD, encoded by the coding sequence ATGATCTCTGTCAGCGATGCAGTTTCGCGGGTTCTTTCCCTGGCCAGACCGCTGCCTTCAGAAAGCATTCCGCTGTCCGAAGGCTTGGGTCGGGTGCTCGCCGCGCCGGTGCAGGCAGAGCTGACACAGCCACCTTTTCATTCGGCGGCGATGGATGGCTACGCGCTCCGCCGTACAGATCTTGATGGCCCTTTGAGGGTCATCGGCGAAGCCGCGGCGGGCCGGCCCTGGACAGGAGAAGCCGCTGCGGGAACGGCCGTTCGGATCTTCACCGGCGCACCCGTCCCAGAGGGTTACGATCTCGTCGTCATGCAGGAGGATGTGAAACGCGAGACGGACCATATCCGCGTGATCGAAGCGCAGAAACGCGACAATATTCGGTCTCAAGGTATTGATTTTCATAAAGGAACCCATTTCGACCCTCGGCGCCCCCTCAGCGCGCGGGATCTCGGCCTGATTGCGGCGATGAACATTGCCGAACTTCGGGTCGTTCGCCGCCCGCGCGTCGCCATTATCGCCGGAGGAGATGAGCTGGTCCCGCCCGGCAGCACTCCCTCGCCCGATCAGATCATCTGCTCGAACGACATCGCCGTCGCGGCGGTGGCGCGTCTCGCCGGGGCCGAGGCAGAGTGCCTCCCGATTGCCGCGGACAGCATTGACAGCCTTCGGGACCGCTTCAGCCGTGCTGCCGGTGCGGATCTGATCGTCACGATCGGAGGTGCTTCGGTCGGCGATCACGACCTGATCGCTGCGGTCACCGAAGGGCTGGGAATGCAGCGTGAATTCTATAAGGTTGCAATGCGTCCGGGCAAGCCGCTGATTGCCGGCAAGATCAAGGGGTCTGCAATGCTTGGACTTCCTGGAAATCCTGTTTCGTCAATCGTTTGCGCAGAAATTTTCATGCGACCCCTGCTCCGCGAAATGGTGGGGCTGCCCCGTGAAGAGCGCCTGCGGCGGGGCCGTCTGGGCAGTGATCTGAGCGCGGAAGGTAACCGGATGCATTTCCTGCGCGCGGCGCTGGAGAACGTCAATTGCGAAGAGGTGGTCACCCCGTTTCCCGACCAGGACTCTGCCAGGCTCGGTCTGCTGGCAGAGGCCGACGCGTTGCTGGTGCGCCCGCCAAATGACCCGGCGCGTAAAAAGGGGACGTTCGTCGAGTTCATGCGGCTCGATTAA
- a CDS encoding MmcQ/YjbR family DNA-binding protein produces the protein MSRGWVNDFCAEFPGAVHSDPWGGGHDCWKLGERIFALIGTREDRVSVKCDTRETATMLIEAGVAFRAPYMHRSWVALPCNAARDELAHRIIRSYCLIREKLPRTIRDGLAPFDPAALRMEF, from the coding sequence ATGAGCAGAGGCTGGGTCAATGATTTCTGCGCGGAGTTTCCCGGAGCGGTGCATTCCGATCCCTGGGGCGGCGGCCATGATTGCTGGAAACTCGGTGAGCGGATCTTCGCGTTGATCGGCACGCGCGAGGACCGGGTCTCGGTGAAATGCGACACGCGCGAGACCGCAACCATGCTGATCGAGGCGGGCGTCGCCTTTCGAGCGCCCTATATGCATCGCAGCTGGGTCGCCCTGCCTTGCAACGCGGCACGCGACGAGCTGGCGCATCGCATCATCCGCTCCTATTGCCTGATCCGCGAAAAGCTGCCCCGCACGATCCGCGACGGGCTGGCGCCGTTCGATCCCGCCGCTCTGCGCATGGAGTTCTGA
- a CDS encoding PhoH family protein, with amino-acid sequence MGLTPTAPDTAAQDATTQGETLLEFPDNRLLIELCGPADKNLSQIEAALGVHILRRGNLLAVVGEAQAQSETAQLLRALYARLEQGRPVTSAEIDAALRMGPDAEPASLSPDEQLEMFGKGPIELRTRKKTVEPRTDAQKDYVRNLFANELAFGIGPAGTGKTYLAVAAGVTMLIGGHVDRIILSRPAVEAGERLGFLPGDMKEKVDPYMQPLYDALNDFLPSKQLAKLMEEKRIEIAPLAFMRGRTLANAFVVLDEAQNASTMQMKMFLTRLGEGSRMVITGDRSQIDLPRGTQSGLVDAEKILRGVKGVSFNYFTAKDVVRHPLVARIIEAYDAADAEALARGQETPRGSYAPRRTPGSSGQGRSDG; translated from the coding sequence TTGGGCCTGACCCCGACCGCACCCGATACCGCCGCGCAAGACGCCACCACCCAGGGCGAGACGCTTCTCGAATTTCCCGACAACCGGCTGTTGATCGAACTCTGCGGCCCGGCTGACAAGAACCTCTCACAGATCGAGGCCGCGCTCGGCGTGCATATCCTGCGCCGCGGCAATCTGCTGGCCGTGGTCGGCGAGGCTCAGGCCCAATCCGAAACCGCGCAGCTGCTGCGAGCGCTCTACGCCCGGCTGGAACAGGGCCGCCCCGTGACATCGGCAGAGATCGACGCCGCCTTGCGCATGGGCCCGGATGCGGAACCCGCCTCGCTCTCGCCGGATGAGCAGCTGGAGATGTTCGGCAAGGGTCCGATCGAGCTGCGCACCCGCAAGAAGACCGTCGAGCCGCGCACCGATGCACAGAAGGATTATGTGCGCAATCTCTTCGCGAATGAGTTGGCCTTCGGCATTGGCCCGGCAGGGACGGGCAAGACCTATCTCGCGGTGGCGGCGGGTGTCACCATGCTGATCGGCGGCCATGTCGACCGCATCATCCTGTCGCGCCCGGCGGTCGAGGCGGGCGAGCGTCTGGGCTTTCTCCCCGGCGATATGAAGGAGAAGGTCGATCCCTATATGCAGCCGCTCTATGACGCGCTGAACGATTTCCTGCCGTCGAAACAGCTCGCCAAGCTGATGGAGGAAAAGCGGATCGAGATCGCGCCGCTGGCGTTTATGCGGGGCCGCACCCTGGCCAATGCCTTCGTGGTGCTGGATGAGGCGCAGAATGCCTCGACCATGCAGATGAAGATGTTCCTGACCCGCCTCGGCGAGGGCTCGCGCATGGTCATCACCGGCGATCGCAGCCAGATCGACCTGCCGCGCGGGACCCAATCGGGGCTGGTCGATGCCGAAAAGATTCTGCGCGGCGTCAAGGGCGTCAGCTTCAACTATTTCACCGCCAAGGACGTGGTGCGCCATCCTCTCGTCGCCCGCATCATCGAAGCCTATGACGCCGCCGATGCCGAGGCGCTCGCGCGGGGCCAGGAGACGCCGCGCGGCAGCTATGCGCCCCGCCGCACGCCCGGATCCTCGGGGCAGGGTCGCAGCGATGGCTGA
- a CDS encoding hemolysin family protein: MNSDASRSPETHAAPADDPAGWADGVGGEGRDLPTSRGSFFGRLLGAFGGGEEDDEIPDAHRAPQPVAPGMVNLRRMRVDDVAIPKVEIVAAPVTSKLEELVEMFREHGFSRVPVFRGTLDSPLGLVHLKDLALKHGFGAKPSGKFSLRPMLRPLIYVPPSMPIGVLLQQMQKDRIHMALVIDEYGGVDGLVTIEDLIEQVIGEIEDEHDEAEGGLWLAEKPGHWLVQARAPLDELEQETGLRLVPSEEEDDIDTLGGLIFMLTGRVPVRGEVIPHESGAEFEVVDADPRRIKRVRLRLPSQATGQVSSTSAQADGQHGKAASEG; the protein is encoded by the coding sequence ATGAACAGCGACGCGTCCCGAAGTCCGGAAACCCATGCCGCTCCGGCCGATGATCCCGCCGGCTGGGCGGATGGCGTCGGCGGTGAGGGCCGGGACTTGCCGACCTCACGAGGCAGTTTTTTCGGGCGGTTGCTGGGGGCCTTTGGTGGCGGCGAGGAGGATGATGAGATCCCGGATGCGCATCGCGCGCCGCAGCCGGTCGCGCCGGGCATGGTCAATCTGCGCCGGATGCGAGTGGATGACGTCGCGATCCCGAAAGTCGAAATCGTGGCCGCGCCGGTCACTTCCAAGCTTGAAGAGCTGGTCGAGATGTTCCGCGAGCATGGTTTTTCGCGCGTGCCGGTGTTTCGCGGCACGCTGGACAGCCCGCTTGGCCTCGTGCATCTGAAAGATCTGGCGTTGAAACACGGCTTTGGCGCGAAACCGAGCGGCAAGTTCTCGCTGCGGCCGATGCTGCGCCCGCTGATTTACGTGCCGCCGTCGATGCCGATCGGCGTGTTGCTGCAGCAGATGCAGAAAGACCGCATCCACATGGCGCTGGTGATCGACGAATATGGCGGGGTGGACGGGCTGGTCACCATCGAAGATCTGATCGAGCAGGTGATCGGCGAGATCGAGGACGAGCATGACGAGGCCGAAGGCGGGCTCTGGCTGGCCGAAAAACCCGGGCACTGGCTGGTGCAGGCGCGCGCGCCTTTGGATGAGCTCGAGCAGGAGACGGGGCTGCGTCTCGTCCCGTCCGAGGAAGAAGATGATATCGATACGCTCGGCGGGCTGATCTTCATGCTGACCGGGCGGGTGCCGGTGCGCGGCGAGGTGATTCCGCATGAATCCGGTGCCGAATTCGAGGTGGTCGATGCCGATCCCCGGCGGATCAAGCGCGTACGTCTGCGCCTGCCTTCTCAGGCCACGGGGCAGGTATCTTCGACATCTGCGCAAGCCGATGGTCAGCACGGAAAGGCTGCCAGCGAAGGCTGA
- a CDS encoding ABC transporter ATP-binding protein, whose protein sequence is MIECRGVHKYYGEYHALRGIDLTIRAGEFFSLLGPSGCGKTTLLRTIAGFEDISQGVVLIDDKDMVQVPANKRPTNMVFQSYAIFPHLSVAENVAFGLRRDPRPKAEKSAAVDEALAMVGLSGYGQRAAHALSGGQRQRVALARALILKPKVLLLDEPLSALDRKMREQMQVELIKLQRQVGITFVLVTHDQEEALVMSDRIAVMFEGGIAQLDEPETLYARPSSRRVADFIGVMNFLPATILSDAADGLRVDVEGLGEIDIPAAQIAEKGEADDAPMIGFRPEAVNVFPEGQQQNAPRQSGGIIDEVVYYGDMTYYDVRLDEEDGTTSEPVRISMRNVFGRDIPDVGTRVSVGWSPSTMILFR, encoded by the coding sequence ATGATCGAGTGTCGCGGCGTGCATAAATATTACGGCGAGTATCACGCCCTGCGCGGCATCGACCTGACCATTCGCGCCGGCGAGTTCTTTTCGCTGCTCGGGCCGTCGGGCTGTGGCAAGACCACGCTGCTCAGGACCATTGCGGGGTTCGAGGATATCTCGCAGGGGGTGGTTCTGATCGACGACAAGGACATGGTTCAGGTCCCGGCGAACAAGCGTCCGACCAACATGGTTTTCCAGTCCTATGCGATCTTTCCGCATCTGAGCGTGGCCGAGAATGTCGCCTTCGGTCTGCGCCGCGATCCTCGGCCCAAGGCGGAGAAATCGGCCGCCGTGGACGAGGCGCTCGCCATGGTCGGTCTGTCAGGCTATGGGCAGCGTGCCGCCCATGCGCTGTCCGGCGGGCAGCGGCAGCGCGTCGCCCTGGCCCGTGCGCTGATCCTCAAGCCGAAGGTGCTTCTGCTGGACGAACCGCTTTCGGCGCTCGACCGCAAGATGCGCGAGCAGATGCAGGTCGAGCTGATCAAGCTGCAACGCCAGGTCGGCATCACCTTCGTTCTGGTCACCCATGACCAGGAGGAAGCGCTGGTCATGTCCGACCGTATCGCGGTGATGTTCGAGGGTGGTATCGCGCAGCTTGACGAACCCGAGACGCTTTATGCGCGCCCGTCCAGCCGGAGGGTGGCGGATTTCATCGGGGTGATGAATTTCCTGCCTGCGACGATCCTTTCCGATGCCGCGGATGGGTTGCGTGTCGATGTGGAGGGTCTGGGCGAGATCGACATTCCCGCCGCCCAGATCGCCGAGAAAGGCGAGGCGGATGACGCGCCGATGATCGGCTTCCGCCCCGAGGCCGTGAATGTGTTTCCCGAGGGACAGCAACAGAACGCCCCGCGCCAGAGCGGTGGGATCATCGACGAGGTCGTCTATTACGGCGACATGACCTATTACGATGTGCGGCTCGATGAAGAGGACGGCACCACATCGGAACCCGTCCGCATCTCGATGCGCAACGTCTTCGGGCGGGATATTCCGGATGTCGGCACACGGGTCTCGGTCGGCTGGTCCCCGTCGACGATGATCCTGTTCCGCTGA
- a CDS encoding DUF4174 domain-containing protein — protein MRHILAITIGAFVVAAMGDGGDSAPPSRINPPSPAEVDAAQASGGPTRPEVEPRTLRILDAAEVAPEDFLWTARPVVVFSDTAADPAYTTQIDALRDRPEPMIERDVVIVTDTDPGASSLWRKRLNPRGFSLIIMDKDGQVKQRKPSPWSVRAISRAIDKFPLRREEIGRVGLKP, from the coding sequence ATGCGGCATATTCTGGCGATCACGATTGGCGCTTTTGTGGTGGCAGCGATGGGGGATGGCGGCGACTCCGCGCCGCCGTCGCGAATCAATCCACCCTCTCCGGCCGAGGTGGATGCGGCGCAGGCGAGCGGTGGGCCGACCCGCCCCGAGGTCGAACCCCGGACGCTGCGCATTCTGGATGCCGCCGAGGTCGCACCCGAGGATTTTCTCTGGACCGCGCGACCCGTTGTGGTGTTTTCCGACACCGCCGCCGATCCGGCCTATACGACCCAGATCGACGCATTGCGCGACCGGCCTGAACCGATGATCGAACGCGATGTGGTGATTGTCACCGACACGGATCCAGGCGCGTCAAGTCTTTGGCGCAAACGACTGAACCCACGCGGATTTTCTCTGATTATCATGGATAAGGACGGGCAGGTGAAGCAGCGCAAGCCCTCACCGTGGAGCGTGCGTGCGATTTCGCGGGCAATCGACAAGTTCCCGCTGCGCCGCGAAGAGATCGGCCGTGTCGGGCTGAAACCTTGA
- the moaC gene encoding cyclic pyranopterin monophosphate synthase MoaC gives MSLTHFDKRGQAHMVDVSTKPETAREAVAEGCVIMTTETLDLAQGGAAKGDVLGVARLAGIMGAKRTADLIPLCHPLPLSKVALDLVPDPSLPGIRVTATVRTTGRTGVEMEALTAVTTACLTIYDMLKAAEKGMRIEQIRLIQKTGGKSGYYSAK, from the coding sequence ATGAGCCTCACGCATTTTGATAAGCGAGGTCAGGCACATATGGTCGATGTCTCGACCAAGCCGGAGACCGCGCGCGAGGCCGTGGCCGAGGGCTGCGTCATCATGACGACTGAAACGCTCGACCTGGCGCAGGGCGGCGCGGCAAAGGGAGATGTGCTGGGGGTGGCGCGGCTTGCGGGGATCATGGGGGCCAAGCGGACGGCCGATCTGATCCCTCTCTGTCACCCGCTTCCGCTCTCGAAAGTGGCGCTTGACCTTGTGCCCGACCCGTCACTTCCCGGCATCCGCGTGACTGCCACCGTGCGAACGACCGGCCGGACCGGTGTCGAGATGGAGGCACTGACCGCAGTCACGACCGCCTGCCTGACGATATATGACATGCTGAAGGCTGCGGAAAAGGGAATGCGCATCGAGCAGATCCGCCTGATCCAAAAAACCGGCGGAAAATCAGGGTATTATAGCGCAAAATGA
- a CDS encoding homoserine dehydrogenase — translation MTAPLRLGIAGLGTVGIGVVKIIQKHADLIAARSGRPVAITAISARDRLKNRDADLSGYEWVDDACALAAREDVDVYVELIGGDDGVARESVQRALTSGKDVITANKALLAMHGHSLAELAEAEGRVIRFEAAVAGGIPVIKTMTESLAGNRLERVMGVMNGTCNYILTRMESAGLPYEAVFEEARQLGYLEADPTLDVGGIDASHKLAILSSIAFGTRVNFDAVEIEGIERVSIDDIRRAADMGYRIKLLGVAQMTARGLEQRMSPCLVPADSPIGQLQGGTNMVVIEGDAVGQVVLRGAGAGEGPTASAVMSDIVELARGVRVPVFGQPASGLTLAQPARTAVPAAYYLRLALLDKPGALAKVASVLGDAGISIHRMRQYDHEDGPAPVLIVTHKTTPDAIDHAIELLPKTGVIAEDPVELRIEEV, via the coding sequence ATGACCGCCCCTCTTCGGCTTGGCATCGCCGGGCTCGGCACTGTCGGGATCGGTGTCGTCAAGATCATCCAGAAACATGCCGATCTGATCGCAGCGCGTTCGGGCCGTCCGGTTGCCATCACCGCGATCAGCGCGCGCGACCGCCTGAAGAACCGCGATGCCGATCTGTCGGGTTACGAATGGGTCGATGATGCCTGCGCGCTGGCCGCGCGCGAAGATGTCGATGTTTATGTCGAGCTGATCGGCGGGGATGACGGTGTCGCCCGCGAGTCGGTTCAGCGGGCGCTGACAAGCGGCAAGGATGTGATCACCGCGAACAAGGCGCTTCTGGCAATGCATGGTCACAGCCTGGCCGAGCTGGCCGAGGCCGAGGGCCGGGTCATCCGCTTCGAGGCGGCGGTGGCAGGCGGCATTCCGGTCATCAAGACGATGACGGAATCGCTGGCCGGCAACCGGCTCGAACGGGTGATGGGCGTCATGAACGGCACCTGCAACTATATCCTGACGCGGATGGAAAGCGCGGGCCTCCCCTATGAGGCCGTGTTCGAAGAGGCGCGGCAACTGGGTTATCTGGAAGCCGACCCGACGCTGGATGTGGGCGGGATCGACGCGAGTCACAAGCTGGCGATCCTGTCCTCGATCGCCTTCGGCACGCGGGTGAATTTCGACGCGGTCGAGATCGAGGGGATCGAGCGGGTGTCGATCGACGATATCCGACGCGCCGCCGATATGGGGTACCGGATCAAGCTGCTCGGGGTGGCGCAGATGACGGCGCGCGGGCTGGAGCAGCGCATGTCGCCCTGCCTTGTGCCCGCCGACAGCCCGATCGGACAGTTGCAGGGCGGCACGAATATGGTCGTGATCGAAGGCGATGCGGTCGGTCAGGTCGTGCTGCGCGGCGCCGGCGCGGGCGAGGGCCCGACGGCAAGCGCGGTGATGTCCGACATTGTCGAGCTGGCGCGCGGCGTTCGGGTGCCGGTCTTCGGTCAGCCCGCCTCGGGCCTGACCCTCGCGCAGCCCGCCCGCACCGCCGTGCCCGCCGCCTATTATCTGCGGCTGGCCCTGCTGGACAAGCCGGGCGCTCTGGCCAAGGTGGCGAGCGTTCTTGGCGATGCCGGGATCTCGATTCACCGGATGCGGCAATATGACCACGAGGACGGCCCGGCCCCGGTGCTGATCGTCACCCACAAGACAACGCCCGACGCCATCGACCACGCCATCGAGTTGCTGCCGAAAACCGGGGTCATCGCCGAGGATCCGGTCGAGCTGCGCATCGAGGAAGTCTGA
- a CDS encoding DUF6497 family protein, protein MNPLIAAISLALIGLPALAEETAPLPVPSGQKIYFQDLIEGREGPNGLTHRFRFVAPGLAYLIPPAEPEPMERLTDEDMAALEDLAASERDPAAEILADALQDGLISAEELEQLPLVAFNGIAAATRALAEDNGGSGADPATAVPRAPDLLVRDPMHDDIVWLCEHFVLPRLAETDPPPTEIVISLADRELDETGLAVGAVQLFEAFSLPEGRDACIWEPF, encoded by the coding sequence ATGAATCCCCTCATCGCTGCCATTTCCCTTGCCCTGATCGGCCTGCCGGCGCTGGCCGAGGAAACGGCGCCGCTGCCCGTTCCCTCGGGCCAGAAGATCTATTTTCAGGATCTGATCGAAGGCCGCGAAGGTCCGAACGGGCTGACCCATCGTTTTCGCTTCGTGGCGCCGGGCCTCGCCTATCTTATCCCCCCCGCCGAGCCCGAGCCGATGGAGCGGCTGACCGATGAGGATATGGCGGCGCTCGAGGATCTTGCCGCCTCCGAACGCGACCCCGCGGCGGAAATTCTGGCCGACGCGCTACAGGACGGGTTGATCTCGGCCGAAGAACTCGAGCAACTGCCGCTTGTCGCCTTCAACGGTATCGCTGCGGCGACGCGGGCGCTGGCCGAGGATAACGGGGGCAGCGGCGCCGACCCCGCGACGGCCGTGCCGCGCGCCCCCGATCTGCTGGTCCGTGACCCGATGCATGATGACATCGTCTGGCTGTGCGAGCATTTCGTCCTGCCCCGGCTGGCCGAGACCGATCCGCCCCCGACCGAGATCGTGATCTCGCTGGCCGATCGCGAGCTTGACGAGACCGGGCTTGCCGTCGGCGCGGTGCAGCTTTTCGAGGCGTTCAGCCTCCCCGAAGGACGTGACGCCTGTATCTGGGAACCGTTCTGA
- a CDS encoding YMGG-like glycine zipper-containing protein, which yields MSKFKFSAAAALVALAVAGCTQNINPTDVDRAAIGAAAGATIAHVAGKDESDVYKGAAAGAAAGALCNDVRFCQ from the coding sequence ATGTCCAAATTCAAGTTTTCGGCTGCGGCCGCGCTTGTTGCGCTTGCCGTCGCCGGTTGCACCCAGAACATCAACCCCACCGATGTCGACCGCGCAGCGATCGGCGCGGCGGCGGGCGCCACCATCGCTCATGTCGCCGGCAAGGATGAAAGCGACGTCTATAAAGGCGCCGCCGCAGGTGCCGCAGCCGGTGCGCTGTGCAACGATGTTCGCTTCTGCCAGTAA